In the Vitis vinifera cultivar Pinot Noir 40024 chromosome 2, ASM3070453v1 genome, one interval contains:
- the LOC104881027 gene encoding AP2/ERF and B3 domain-containing transcription factor At1g51120-like → MELEMDSTISYSRAGMVAERSFSSNSFSLSQPNDHRSSRFRGVVLLHSGNWGARISIQYQLVWLGTFPTAEEAARAYDTAALKLHKGDSFLNFPWSDHSPQEIMFQSYYSIGEIFKMIKDKSYSSNLATFIADQSLIMNYASDPMCEQGISYQLLFKKALTPRDVAKHPRLLIPKEYALMYFPPITGDVESVQLMFYDKDGIPWTFRYSCWESNQSFVFTTGWKQFVNAKRLKRGETISFYRCGIEEEFEESAFFMIDVDRGDWESDAIGEHMGEEISVGGNSNNGMDVDDKEKEAADKGFVLFGVKLG, encoded by the coding sequence ATGGAGCTGGAGATGGATAGTACTATTTCTTACTCAAGAGCTGGCATGGTGGCAGAAAGATCATTCTCGAGCAACAGCTTCAGCCTCAGTCAACCAAATGATCATCGCTCCTCAAGGTTCAGAGGGGTAGTTTTGCTACACAGTGGCAACTGGGGTGCGCGGATCTCCATCCAATACCAGCTTGTCTGGCTTGGGACATTTCCGACTGCAGAGGAGGCAGCTAGAGCTTATGATACAGCAGCCCTCAAGCTCCATAAAGGAGATTCATTCCTCAACTTCCCTTGGTCTGATCATAGCCCTCAAGAGATCATGTTCCAGAGCTATTACTCCATCGGTgagattttcaaaatgattaaaGATAAGTCTTACTCATCCAACCTTGCAACTTTCATTGCAGATCAATCATTGATAATGAACTATGCGAGTGACCCGATGTGTGAACAAGGGATCTCTTATCAACTACTTTTTAAGAAGGCGCTAACTCCAAGAGATGTTGCCAAGCACCCTAGGCTACTCATCCCTAAGGAATATGCACTGATGTACTTTCCGCCAATCACAGGTGATGTGGAATCTGTCCAGTTAATGTTCTATGATAAGGATGGCATTCCTTGGACTTTCCGATATTCTTGTTGGGAGAGCAATCAGAGCTTTGTGTTTACAACTGGCTGGAAACAGTTTGTCAATGCAAAAAGACTGAAAAGAGGAGAGACTATCTCTTTTTATAGATGTGGAATTGAAGAGGAGTTTGAAGAGAGTGCATTTTTCATGATAGATGTAGACCGTGGCGATTGGGAAAGTGATGCCATTGGTGAGCATATGGGAGAGGAAATCAGTGTGGGAGGAAACAGTAACAATGGAATGGATGTTGATGACAAGGAAAAAGAGGCAGCAGACAAAGGGTTTGTGCTATTTGGTGTAAAACTTGGTTGA
- the LOC100251690 gene encoding 1-aminocyclopropane-1-carboxylate synthase 7 codes for MGFCSLSTLAMADRHGEDSPYFAGWKAYDLNPYDLLYNPSGIIQMGLAENQVGTDLLEEWLEKHSDIPTWKGTLTSFKQTALYQDYHGLANFRKALANFMAEVRGRRVKIDPDMIVLTAGATAGNEILTFCIADPGEALLVPTPYYPGFDRDLRWRTGVDIIPVKCYSYNNFEVTLPALEKAYQEGLSKKQSIKAILITNPSNPLGLTISPQTLTMILDFAAEKSIHVISDEVYAGTVFSSQPFTSILEIVQSSNKYDPETVHVVYSLSKDLGLPGFRIGAIYSSNPRIITASRRMSSFSLISSQTQVLLKCLLSDSGFIAEYLATIKERLKRRHGEFKRGLKEIGIDSLEGNAGLFSWVNLRNLLVCDNWDGEMKLWRVILEEIGLNVSPGCSFHCEEPGWFRVCYGNMSEDEMNVALGRIKAFMSAGRAQEIAVLSMGKTDALAAAEGSSGVAAAACTSLGLDAGDLQPEPLAH; via the exons ATGGGGTTTTGTTCTCTCTCAACCTTGGCCATGGCTGATAGGCATGGTGAGGATTCTCCATACTTTGCTGGTTGGAAAGCCTATGATCTCAACCCATATGACCTACTCTACAACCCATCTGGGATTATTCAAATGGGTCTTGCTGAGAATCAG GTTGGGACTGACCTATTAGAAGAGTGGCTGGAGAAGCATTCTGATATCCCTACATGGAAGGGCACTCTCACAAGCTTCAAGCAAACTGCACTGTATCAGGATTACCATGGCCTAGCTAATTTTAGAAAG GCACTAGCTAACTTCATGGCAGAAGTGAGGGGAAGGAGAGTGAAGATTGATCCAGATATGATTGTTTTAACAGCCGGTGCCACCGCCGGCAATGAAATACTCACATTTTGCATTGCTGACCCCGGAGAGGCCTTGCTTGTCCCAACCCCATACTATCCAGG gTTTGATAGGGATTTGAGGTGGAGAACTGGGGTGGATATAATACCAGTGAAGTGCTATAGCTACAACAACTTTGAAGTCACACTCCCAGCCTTAGAAAAAGCCTACCAAGAAGGGTTAAGCAAGAAGCAGTCCATAAAAGCTATTCTCATAACCAACCCATCAAACCCTCTAGGCCTCACCATTTCCCCTCAAACCCTCACCATGATACTCGACTTCGCTGCTGAAAAATCTATCCATGTCATTTCTGATGAAGTTTACGCTGGAACTGTGTTTTCTTCTCAGCCCTTCACTAGCATACTTGAAATTGTCCAGAGCTCAAACAAGTATGACCCGGAAACAGTCCATGTCGTTTATAGCCTCTCCAAGGATCTTGGCCTCCCGGGCTTCCGAATTGGCGCTATCTACTCCTCAAACCCCAGAATTATCACTGCATCAAGGAGAATGTCAAGCTTCTCTCTCATATCCTCCCAAACCCAGGTGCTGCTAAAGTGCCTTCTTTCCGACTCTGGATTTATCGCAGAGTATCTTGCTACAATTAAGGAGAGACTGAAAAGGCGACACGGGGAATTCAAGAGGGGGTTGAAAGAGATAGGAATCGATTCCTTGGAAGGTAATGCAGGTCTATTCAGCTGGGTTAACTTGAGGAATTTATTGGTTTGTGATAATTGGGATGGAGAAATGAAGCTATGGAGAGTAATTCTTGAAGAAATCGGCTTGAACGTGAGCCCAGGATGCTCATTCCACTGCGAAGAACCGGGATGGTTTAGGGTTTGTTATGGGAATATGAGCGAAGATGAGATGAATGTTGCTCTAGGCAGGATAAAGGCATTCATGTCGGCTGGTCGAGCACAAGAAATAGCAGTACTATCCATGGGGAAAACTGATGCATTGGCGGCAGCGGAGGGGTCCAGTGGGGTTGCGGCCGCAGCCTGCACATCACTTGGGTTGGATGCAGGTGATCTACAACCAGAGCCACTTGCTCACTGA